From one Marmota flaviventris isolate mMarFla1 chromosome 1, mMarFla1.hap1, whole genome shotgun sequence genomic stretch:
- the LOC114105475 gene encoding zinc finger protein 26 isoform X1: protein MCRAVICSFPSTLGLLSFNDVSLEFSWEEWQLLDSAQRYLYREVILENYSNLLSVGYHGTKPDLIFRLEQGEEPWILNAKMSTQNCPEGWEDWYQKNQDEFESIERSHACNMFRKLHISKTHVSSGQRLHKCNTLGKRWTQNSGSSRGYVRKTPDGFHGCEESCFLKHQRAHSIEKSCVCNECGKAFRCRSQLIVHLRIHTGERPYECTKCERAFSAKSNLNAHQRVHTGEKPYSCAECGKVFSFRSQLIVHQEVHTGGKPYGCGECGKAYSWKSQLILHQRSHTGVKPYECSECGKAFSLKSPFVVHQRTHTGVKPHKCAECGKAFRSKSYLLVHTRMHTGEKPYRCSDCGKAFNMKTQLVVHQGTHTGNNPHQCSQCGKAFGRKEQLTAHLRAHAGEKPYGCSECGKAFSSKSYLVIHRRTHTGERPYECSLCERAFCGKSQLIIHQRTHSTEKPYECSECEKAYPRKASLQIHQKTHSGERPFKCSECGKAFTQKSSLSEHQRVHTGEKPWKCSECGKSFCWNSGLRIHRKTHRGDTRVMK, encoded by the exons ATGTGCCGTGCTGTGATCTGTTCTTTTCCCTCAACTCTT GGCTTATTGTCATTCAACGATGTGTCCCTGGAGTTTTCTTGGGAAGAATGGCAGCTACTGGATTCTGCACAGAGGTACCTGTACAGGGAAGTGATCCTGGAAAACTATAGCAACCTGCTGTCAGTGG GATATCATGGTACCAAACCCGATTTAATCTTCAGATTGGAGCAAGGAGAAGAGCCGTGGATACTAAATGCCAAAATGTCCACTCAGAACTGTCCAG aaGGCTGGGAAGATTGGTACCAGAAAAATCAAGATGAGTTTGAAAGTATTGAGAGAAGTCATGCTTGTAATATGTTCAGAAAACTTCACATAAGCAAAACCCACGTTTCTTCAGGACAAAGACTCCATAAGTGTAATACACTTGGGAAACGCTGGACACAAAACTCGGGGTCAAGCAGAGGTTATGTAAGAAAGACGCCTGATGGTTTTCATGGGTGTGAGGAATCATGTTTTCTTAAGCATCAAAGAGCTCATAGCATAGAAAAATCCTGTGTATGTAAcgaatgtgggaaggccttccGTTGTAGGTCGCAGCTCATCGTGCACCTCAGGATCCACACAGGCGAGCGGCCTTACGAGTGCACCAAATGTGAAAGAGCCTTCAGTGCCAAGTCCAACCTGAATGCCCACCAAAGAgtccacactggggagaagccctactcGTGTGCCGAGTGTGGAAAAGTCTTCTCGTTCAGGTCGCAGCTCATCGTCCACCAGGAGGTTCACACAGGAGGGAAGCCTTATGGTTGTGGCGAATGCGGGAAGGCCTACAGTTGGAAGTCTCAGCTCATTTTGCACCAGAGAAGCCACACGGGAGTGAAACCCTATGAATGCAGtgagtgtgggaaggccttcagtTTGAAGTCCCCATTCGTTGTACACCAGAGAACTCACACAGGAGTGAAACCTCACAAGTGCGCtgagtgtgggaaggcctttagGAGTAAGTCCTACCTCCTGGTTCACACCAGAATGCACACGGGAGAGAAGCCCTATCGGTGCAGCGACTGTGGGAAGGCCTTCAACATGAAGACACAGCTGGTGGTGCACCAGGGCACTCACACAGGGAACAACCCTCACCAGTGCAGTCAGTGCGGGAAGGCCTTCGGCAGGAAGGAGCAGCTCACTGCTCACCTGCGTGCCCATGCCGGGGAGAAGCCCTACGGGTGCAGTGAGTGCGGAAAGGCTTTCAGCAGCAAGTCGTACCTTGTCATCCACAGGAGGACACACACAGGAGAGAGGCCCTACGAGTGCAGCTTGTGCGAGAGGGCCTTTTGTGGGAAGTCGCAGCTTATTATACACCAGAGGACTCACTCTAcagagaagccctatgagtgcAGTGAGTGTGAGAAGGCCTATCCCAGGAAGGCGTCCCTCCAGATCCACCAGAAAACCCACTCAGGAGAGAGGCCTTTCAAGTGCAGcgagtgtgggaaagccttcactcaGAAGTCCTCCCTCAGTGAACACCAGAGAGTTCACACGGGAGAGAAGCCCTGGAAGTGCTCTGAGTGTGGAAAATCCTTCTGCTGGAATTCAGGGCTCCGTATACACAGGAAGACGCACAGAGGGGACACCCGAGTGATGAAGTGA
- the LOC114105475 gene encoding zinc finger protein 26 isoform X4, producing the protein MSTQNCPEGWEDWYQKNQDEFESIERSHACNMFRKLHISKTHVSSGQRLHKCNTLGKRWTQNSGSSRGYVRKTPDGFHGCEESCFLKHQRAHSIEKSCVCNECGKAFRCRSQLIVHLRIHTGERPYECTKCERAFSAKSNLNAHQRVHTGEKPYSCAECGKVFSFRSQLIVHQEVHTGGKPYGCGECGKAYSWKSQLILHQRSHTGVKPYECSECGKAFSLKSPFVVHQRTHTGVKPHKCAECGKAFRSKSYLLVHTRMHTGEKPYRCSDCGKAFNMKTQLVVHQGTHTGNNPHQCSQCGKAFGRKEQLTAHLRAHAGEKPYGCSECGKAFSSKSYLVIHRRTHTGERPYECSLCERAFCGKSQLIIHQRTHSTEKPYECSECEKAYPRKASLQIHQKTHSGERPFKCSECGKAFTQKSSLSEHQRVHTGEKPWKCSECGKSFCWNSGLRIHRKTHRGDTRVMK; encoded by the exons ATGTCCACTCAGAACTGTCCAG aaGGCTGGGAAGATTGGTACCAGAAAAATCAAGATGAGTTTGAAAGTATTGAGAGAAGTCATGCTTGTAATATGTTCAGAAAACTTCACATAAGCAAAACCCACGTTTCTTCAGGACAAAGACTCCATAAGTGTAATACACTTGGGAAACGCTGGACACAAAACTCGGGGTCAAGCAGAGGTTATGTAAGAAAGACGCCTGATGGTTTTCATGGGTGTGAGGAATCATGTTTTCTTAAGCATCAAAGAGCTCATAGCATAGAAAAATCCTGTGTATGTAAcgaatgtgggaaggccttccGTTGTAGGTCGCAGCTCATCGTGCACCTCAGGATCCACACAGGCGAGCGGCCTTACGAGTGCACCAAATGTGAAAGAGCCTTCAGTGCCAAGTCCAACCTGAATGCCCACCAAAGAgtccacactggggagaagccctactcGTGTGCCGAGTGTGGAAAAGTCTTCTCGTTCAGGTCGCAGCTCATCGTCCACCAGGAGGTTCACACAGGAGGGAAGCCTTATGGTTGTGGCGAATGCGGGAAGGCCTACAGTTGGAAGTCTCAGCTCATTTTGCACCAGAGAAGCCACACGGGAGTGAAACCCTATGAATGCAGtgagtgtgggaaggccttcagtTTGAAGTCCCCATTCGTTGTACACCAGAGAACTCACACAGGAGTGAAACCTCACAAGTGCGCtgagtgtgggaaggcctttagGAGTAAGTCCTACCTCCTGGTTCACACCAGAATGCACACGGGAGAGAAGCCCTATCGGTGCAGCGACTGTGGGAAGGCCTTCAACATGAAGACACAGCTGGTGGTGCACCAGGGCACTCACACAGGGAACAACCCTCACCAGTGCAGTCAGTGCGGGAAGGCCTTCGGCAGGAAGGAGCAGCTCACTGCTCACCTGCGTGCCCATGCCGGGGAGAAGCCCTACGGGTGCAGTGAGTGCGGAAAGGCTTTCAGCAGCAAGTCGTACCTTGTCATCCACAGGAGGACACACACAGGAGAGAGGCCCTACGAGTGCAGCTTGTGCGAGAGGGCCTTTTGTGGGAAGTCGCAGCTTATTATACACCAGAGGACTCACTCTAcagagaagccctatgagtgcAGTGAGTGTGAGAAGGCCTATCCCAGGAAGGCGTCCCTCCAGATCCACCAGAAAACCCACTCAGGAGAGAGGCCTTTCAAGTGCAGcgagtgtgggaaagccttcactcaGAAGTCCTCCCTCAGTGAACACCAGAGAGTTCACACGGGAGAGAAGCCCTGGAAGTGCTCTGAGTGTGGAAAATCCTTCTGCTGGAATTCAGGGCTCCGTATACACAGGAAGACGCACAGAGGGGACACCCGAGTGATGAAGTGA
- the LOC114105475 gene encoding zinc finger protein 26 isoform X2 — protein MCRAVICSFPSTLGLLSFNDVSLEFSWEEWQLLDSAQRYLYREVILENYSNLLSVGYHGTKPDLIFRLEQGEEPWILNAKMSTQNCPGWEDWYQKNQDEFESIERSHACNMFRKLHISKTHVSSGQRLHKCNTLGKRWTQNSGSSRGYVRKTPDGFHGCEESCFLKHQRAHSIEKSCVCNECGKAFRCRSQLIVHLRIHTGERPYECTKCERAFSAKSNLNAHQRVHTGEKPYSCAECGKVFSFRSQLIVHQEVHTGGKPYGCGECGKAYSWKSQLILHQRSHTGVKPYECSECGKAFSLKSPFVVHQRTHTGVKPHKCAECGKAFRSKSYLLVHTRMHTGEKPYRCSDCGKAFNMKTQLVVHQGTHTGNNPHQCSQCGKAFGRKEQLTAHLRAHAGEKPYGCSECGKAFSSKSYLVIHRRTHTGERPYECSLCERAFCGKSQLIIHQRTHSTEKPYECSECEKAYPRKASLQIHQKTHSGERPFKCSECGKAFTQKSSLSEHQRVHTGEKPWKCSECGKSFCWNSGLRIHRKTHRGDTRVMK, from the exons ATGTGCCGTGCTGTGATCTGTTCTTTTCCCTCAACTCTT GGCTTATTGTCATTCAACGATGTGTCCCTGGAGTTTTCTTGGGAAGAATGGCAGCTACTGGATTCTGCACAGAGGTACCTGTACAGGGAAGTGATCCTGGAAAACTATAGCAACCTGCTGTCAGTGG GATATCATGGTACCAAACCCGATTTAATCTTCAGATTGGAGCAAGGAGAAGAGCCGTGGATACTAAATGCCAAAATGTCCACTCAGAACTGTCCAG GCTGGGAAGATTGGTACCAGAAAAATCAAGATGAGTTTGAAAGTATTGAGAGAAGTCATGCTTGTAATATGTTCAGAAAACTTCACATAAGCAAAACCCACGTTTCTTCAGGACAAAGACTCCATAAGTGTAATACACTTGGGAAACGCTGGACACAAAACTCGGGGTCAAGCAGAGGTTATGTAAGAAAGACGCCTGATGGTTTTCATGGGTGTGAGGAATCATGTTTTCTTAAGCATCAAAGAGCTCATAGCATAGAAAAATCCTGTGTATGTAAcgaatgtgggaaggccttccGTTGTAGGTCGCAGCTCATCGTGCACCTCAGGATCCACACAGGCGAGCGGCCTTACGAGTGCACCAAATGTGAAAGAGCCTTCAGTGCCAAGTCCAACCTGAATGCCCACCAAAGAgtccacactggggagaagccctactcGTGTGCCGAGTGTGGAAAAGTCTTCTCGTTCAGGTCGCAGCTCATCGTCCACCAGGAGGTTCACACAGGAGGGAAGCCTTATGGTTGTGGCGAATGCGGGAAGGCCTACAGTTGGAAGTCTCAGCTCATTTTGCACCAGAGAAGCCACACGGGAGTGAAACCCTATGAATGCAGtgagtgtgggaaggccttcagtTTGAAGTCCCCATTCGTTGTACACCAGAGAACTCACACAGGAGTGAAACCTCACAAGTGCGCtgagtgtgggaaggcctttagGAGTAAGTCCTACCTCCTGGTTCACACCAGAATGCACACGGGAGAGAAGCCCTATCGGTGCAGCGACTGTGGGAAGGCCTTCAACATGAAGACACAGCTGGTGGTGCACCAGGGCACTCACACAGGGAACAACCCTCACCAGTGCAGTCAGTGCGGGAAGGCCTTCGGCAGGAAGGAGCAGCTCACTGCTCACCTGCGTGCCCATGCCGGGGAGAAGCCCTACGGGTGCAGTGAGTGCGGAAAGGCTTTCAGCAGCAAGTCGTACCTTGTCATCCACAGGAGGACACACACAGGAGAGAGGCCCTACGAGTGCAGCTTGTGCGAGAGGGCCTTTTGTGGGAAGTCGCAGCTTATTATACACCAGAGGACTCACTCTAcagagaagccctatgagtgcAGTGAGTGTGAGAAGGCCTATCCCAGGAAGGCGTCCCTCCAGATCCACCAGAAAACCCACTCAGGAGAGAGGCCTTTCAAGTGCAGcgagtgtgggaaagccttcactcaGAAGTCCTCCCTCAGTGAACACCAGAGAGTTCACACGGGAGAGAAGCCCTGGAAGTGCTCTGAGTGTGGAAAATCCTTCTGCTGGAATTCAGGGCTCCGTATACACAGGAAGACGCACAGAGGGGACACCCGAGTGATGAAGTGA
- the LOC114105475 gene encoding zinc finger protein 26 isoform X3, with amino-acid sequence MAARVRTAPYWGLLSFNDVSLEFSWEEWQLLDSAQRYLYREVILENYSNLLSVGYHGTKPDLIFRLEQGEEPWILNAKMSTQNCPEGWEDWYQKNQDEFESIERSHACNMFRKLHISKTHVSSGQRLHKCNTLGKRWTQNSGSSRGYVRKTPDGFHGCEESCFLKHQRAHSIEKSCVCNECGKAFRCRSQLIVHLRIHTGERPYECTKCERAFSAKSNLNAHQRVHTGEKPYSCAECGKVFSFRSQLIVHQEVHTGGKPYGCGECGKAYSWKSQLILHQRSHTGVKPYECSECGKAFSLKSPFVVHQRTHTGVKPHKCAECGKAFRSKSYLLVHTRMHTGEKPYRCSDCGKAFNMKTQLVVHQGTHTGNNPHQCSQCGKAFGRKEQLTAHLRAHAGEKPYGCSECGKAFSSKSYLVIHRRTHTGERPYECSLCERAFCGKSQLIIHQRTHSTEKPYECSECEKAYPRKASLQIHQKTHSGERPFKCSECGKAFTQKSSLSEHQRVHTGEKPWKCSECGKSFCWNSGLRIHRKTHRGDTRVMK; translated from the exons ATGGCCGCCAGGGTCCGGACGGCGCCGTACTGG GGCTTATTGTCATTCAACGATGTGTCCCTGGAGTTTTCTTGGGAAGAATGGCAGCTACTGGATTCTGCACAGAGGTACCTGTACAGGGAAGTGATCCTGGAAAACTATAGCAACCTGCTGTCAGTGG GATATCATGGTACCAAACCCGATTTAATCTTCAGATTGGAGCAAGGAGAAGAGCCGTGGATACTAAATGCCAAAATGTCCACTCAGAACTGTCCAG aaGGCTGGGAAGATTGGTACCAGAAAAATCAAGATGAGTTTGAAAGTATTGAGAGAAGTCATGCTTGTAATATGTTCAGAAAACTTCACATAAGCAAAACCCACGTTTCTTCAGGACAAAGACTCCATAAGTGTAATACACTTGGGAAACGCTGGACACAAAACTCGGGGTCAAGCAGAGGTTATGTAAGAAAGACGCCTGATGGTTTTCATGGGTGTGAGGAATCATGTTTTCTTAAGCATCAAAGAGCTCATAGCATAGAAAAATCCTGTGTATGTAAcgaatgtgggaaggccttccGTTGTAGGTCGCAGCTCATCGTGCACCTCAGGATCCACACAGGCGAGCGGCCTTACGAGTGCACCAAATGTGAAAGAGCCTTCAGTGCCAAGTCCAACCTGAATGCCCACCAAAGAgtccacactggggagaagccctactcGTGTGCCGAGTGTGGAAAAGTCTTCTCGTTCAGGTCGCAGCTCATCGTCCACCAGGAGGTTCACACAGGAGGGAAGCCTTATGGTTGTGGCGAATGCGGGAAGGCCTACAGTTGGAAGTCTCAGCTCATTTTGCACCAGAGAAGCCACACGGGAGTGAAACCCTATGAATGCAGtgagtgtgggaaggccttcagtTTGAAGTCCCCATTCGTTGTACACCAGAGAACTCACACAGGAGTGAAACCTCACAAGTGCGCtgagtgtgggaaggcctttagGAGTAAGTCCTACCTCCTGGTTCACACCAGAATGCACACGGGAGAGAAGCCCTATCGGTGCAGCGACTGTGGGAAGGCCTTCAACATGAAGACACAGCTGGTGGTGCACCAGGGCACTCACACAGGGAACAACCCTCACCAGTGCAGTCAGTGCGGGAAGGCCTTCGGCAGGAAGGAGCAGCTCACTGCTCACCTGCGTGCCCATGCCGGGGAGAAGCCCTACGGGTGCAGTGAGTGCGGAAAGGCTTTCAGCAGCAAGTCGTACCTTGTCATCCACAGGAGGACACACACAGGAGAGAGGCCCTACGAGTGCAGCTTGTGCGAGAGGGCCTTTTGTGGGAAGTCGCAGCTTATTATACACCAGAGGACTCACTCTAcagagaagccctatgagtgcAGTGAGTGTGAGAAGGCCTATCCCAGGAAGGCGTCCCTCCAGATCCACCAGAAAACCCACTCAGGAGAGAGGCCTTTCAAGTGCAGcgagtgtgggaaagccttcactcaGAAGTCCTCCCTCAGTGAACACCAGAGAGTTCACACGGGAGAGAAGCCCTGGAAGTGCTCTGAGTGTGGAAAATCCTTCTGCTGGAATTCAGGGCTCCGTATACACAGGAAGACGCACAGAGGGGACACCCGAGTGATGAAGTGA